One genomic segment of Stenotrophomonas sp. 704A1 includes these proteins:
- the flgM gene encoding flagellar biosynthesis anti-sigma factor FlgM, with translation MSQKIDGNLQVPQALRSVTTPAAKPGVSSDSAARPVEAADSLRLTGEATNLQALERELSTAPAIDAQRVAAVRESLQNGTYKINPDAIASRMLELDQQLQG, from the coding sequence ATGAGCCAGAAAATCGACGGCAACCTGCAGGTCCCCCAGGCACTGCGCAGCGTGACGACCCCGGCCGCCAAGCCTGGCGTCAGCAGCGATTCGGCGGCCCGCCCGGTCGAGGCGGCCGACAGCCTGCGCCTGACCGGCGAAGCCACCAACCTGCAGGCGCTCGAGCGTGAACTGAGCACCGCCCCGGCCATCGACGCCCAGCGCGTGGCGGCCGTGCGCGAATCGCTGCAGAACGGCACCTACAAGATCAATCCGGACGCGATCGCTTCGCGCATGCTTGAGCTGGACCAGCAGCTGCAAGGATGA
- the flgA gene encoding flagellar basal body P-ring formation chaperone FlgA yields the protein MRRVTCLIALALATAAPWAAAADWQPVASIRAAALSTLPAGTNGEAVVADALRLPRCGSGLQVQPTATTTVEVNCPDAGGWRLFVPVKVRRNQTVLVLTRGIGTGETIAAADISTAQRDAARIAGAVLADPAAAVGRIARRPLSAGTLLSSNDLVAQRLIKRGDNVALVSRRGAVEVRIAGRALGDAGQDERVSVENLSSRRIVQGTVNAAGDVIVAR from the coding sequence ATGCGCCGGGTCACATGTCTGATTGCCCTCGCGCTGGCCACGGCGGCGCCGTGGGCGGCCGCCGCCGACTGGCAGCCGGTGGCGAGCATCCGTGCCGCCGCCCTCTCCACCCTGCCGGCAGGCACTAATGGCGAGGCGGTCGTGGCCGATGCGCTGCGCCTGCCGCGCTGTGGCAGCGGGTTGCAGGTGCAGCCCACCGCCACCACCACGGTGGAGGTCAACTGTCCCGATGCCGGCGGCTGGCGCCTGTTCGTACCGGTAAAGGTGCGGCGCAACCAGACGGTACTGGTGCTGACCCGGGGCATCGGCACTGGAGAAACCATTGCCGCCGCCGATATCAGTACTGCCCAGCGCGATGCAGCGCGGATTGCCGGCGCGGTGCTGGCCGATCCGGCCGCAGCGGTCGGGCGGATCGCCCGCCGGCCGTTGTCGGCGGGGACCCTGCTGTCGAGCAACGATCTGGTGGCGCAACGTCTCATCAAGCGTGGAGACAATGTGGCGCTGGTCTCGCGCCGCGGCGCGGTCGAGGTCCGTATCGCCGGGCGGGCGCTGGGCGATGCCGGCCAGGACGAACGGGTCTCGGTCGAGAACCTGTCCTCGCGGCGGATCGTGCAGGGCACGGTGAACGCGGCCGGTGACGTAATCGTGGCGCGTTGA
- a CDS encoding methyl-accepting chemotaxis protein encodes MYSRIFIRLAAPLALTLLLPFAIGFEWPAALRWAILTTMTLSWLGFAWWTTRAQAHRSPEHARVLREQDQLLTELRNFVGNEIDGSRGEVERARDLIRQAVSSLGGSFDAMNRKSRQQSQALSRIVDRAGEEGNAGLDVARFAQHASNRMEQLVEALEQVSGQSSTTVQHIDQMAQHLDGIFALLEDVKSIADQTNLLALNAAIEAARAGEAGRGFAVVADEVRNLSERSTTFNEQIRKLAHSSKDAIAKVRETVSHMASRDMDRSREARQEAAAMLDNVAQINASLGDGMREVSECARSIDGSVAEAVRALQFEDIATQALGGVHTHLDRLTAINREAVALQELLHRNGGVFDEEIATALQRTGSRLRELRSEWERPPHKPVAQQSMGAGTVELF; translated from the coding sequence ATGTACTCACGCATTTTCATCCGTCTGGCCGCCCCCCTGGCTCTGACCCTGCTGCTCCCCTTCGCCATCGGTTTCGAATGGCCGGCCGCCCTGCGTTGGGCGATCCTGACCACGATGACGCTGAGCTGGCTCGGCTTTGCGTGGTGGACCACCCGCGCCCAGGCGCATCGTTCCCCGGAACATGCCCGCGTCCTGCGTGAGCAGGACCAGCTGCTGACCGAGCTGCGCAACTTCGTCGGCAACGAGATCGACGGTTCGCGCGGCGAAGTGGAACGCGCCCGTGATCTGATCCGCCAGGCCGTCTCCAGCCTGGGGGGCAGCTTCGATGCGATGAACCGCAAGTCACGCCAGCAGAGCCAGGCGTTGTCGCGCATCGTCGACCGCGCCGGCGAGGAAGGCAACGCCGGCCTCGACGTGGCCCGCTTCGCCCAGCACGCCAGCAACCGCATGGAACAGCTGGTGGAAGCCCTGGAACAGGTGAGCGGCCAGAGCAGCACCACCGTGCAGCACATCGACCAGATGGCGCAGCACCTGGACGGCATCTTCGCGCTGCTGGAAGACGTCAAGTCGATCGCCGACCAGACCAATCTGCTGGCGCTGAACGCGGCCATCGAAGCGGCCCGTGCCGGTGAAGCCGGCCGTGGCTTCGCGGTGGTCGCCGACGAAGTGCGCAACCTGTCCGAACGCTCGACCACCTTCAACGAGCAGATCCGCAAGCTGGCCCACAGCTCCAAGGACGCCATTGCCAAGGTGCGCGAGACGGTCTCGCACATGGCCTCGCGTGACATGGACCGCTCCCGCGAAGCGCGCCAGGAGGCGGCGGCAATGCTGGACAACGTGGCGCAGATCAATGCCTCGCTGGGCGATGGCATGCGCGAAGTGTCCGAGTGCGCCCGTTCCATCGATGGCAGCGTGGCCGAGGCCGTGCGCGCCCTGCAGTTCGAAGACATCGCCACCCAGGCGCTGGGCGGCGTGCACACCCACCTGGACCGCCTGACTGCGATCAACCGCGAAGCGGTGGCCCTGCAGGAGCTGCTGCACCGCAATGGCGGCGTCTTCGACGAAGAGATCGCCACCGCCCTGCAGCGCACCGGCAGCCGCCTGCGCGAGCTGCGCAGCGAATGGGAACGTCCGCCGCACAAGCCGGTTGCCCAGCAGAGCATGGGCGCCGGCACCGTCGAGCTGTTCTGA
- a CDS encoding bifunctional diguanylate cyclase/phosphodiesterase, translating to MDQGIIASLLQHPLASALVIVDRNGRPLAANPAAREHGLPATVAAYAPMLEDLRLLAADGGIVACTLPGGPRGHYDGHLRAVHDGSGNLLAFTLSVPEPVPVDGGGRWELALESAGHSLWDWDIPSDRVVRTPALGDETATEMLTRVHADDIAQVRLALDEHLRGHSDQYSAQFRFRQGDGQWRWVLDRGRVVARTADGQPLRMVGTHTDIEQQKQLETLLQEQQLHLREAQRIASMGSWSFDPHTRRFWWSPELRSLLAPGRDSVPGQRRWLKQLHPRSRGALRAAWRRLWRDGRAANLELELTRGNEPSQHLRLWMQPLLDMEGQPRRLLGQVQNITEQHQTDALIRWRTELLNRVSALGRIGGCEIEVTTRHMQWTEECYRIHGLRKEPITLDQALALYAEDSRAAFEAALARIAGGGLPEQLDLCFYRQSGLRVWVQVLIELDRRDGLPARFVVLFRDITREREANERIELLAHYDLLTGLPNRVLLGEQTAEAIEEARDRGTSLAMLFIDLDGFKTINDSFGHATGDALLKAAATRLHQNLRNNDLFGRFSGDEFIVVLRDLAEPEDAGHVARKLIASLAEPLRRGDTTLKVGASVGIAMLGESQTDFDSLLRAADAAMYAAKEAGRNTYQYYSQDALARIQRRLDIEHGLHGAIERDEFSLAYQPLLHAHQGEPPAIEALLRWHRPGVGYCSPAEFIPIAEKCGEIVRIGDWVLAEACRQAAAWDRAGLQFERIAVNVSAVQLRDRGFAERVIEICHAHGWPPQRLELELTESALIRDTEILRHCFDVLERHGVPLAVDDFGTGFSNLNYLNRFPVGRLKIDRSFVQGMLHDSGTAEVTQAIVHLGHALGMKVVAEGVETHQEEDMLRRQGCDEIQGYLYSRPLSPRDLAQWLRQQHASPVRTDASSEVVLAR from the coding sequence GTGGACCAAGGGATCATCGCCAGCCTGCTGCAGCATCCGCTTGCCTCGGCGCTGGTCATCGTCGACCGCAACGGGCGCCCGCTCGCGGCCAATCCGGCTGCGCGCGAGCATGGCCTGCCGGCCACGGTGGCCGCCTATGCGCCGATGCTGGAAGACCTGCGGCTGCTGGCCGCCGACGGTGGCATCGTCGCCTGCACGCTGCCCGGCGGCCCGCGCGGCCACTATGACGGGCACCTGCGCGCCGTGCATGACGGCAGCGGCAACCTGCTGGCGTTCACCCTCAGCGTGCCCGAGCCGGTGCCGGTCGACGGCGGCGGTCGCTGGGAACTGGCGCTGGAGAGTGCCGGGCACAGCCTGTGGGACTGGGATATTCCCAGCGACCGGGTGGTGCGCACGCCGGCACTGGGCGATGAGACCGCCACCGAGATGCTGACCCGCGTGCATGCCGATGACATCGCCCAGGTGCGGCTGGCGCTGGATGAACATCTGCGTGGCCACAGTGACCAGTACAGCGCGCAGTTCCGCTTCCGCCAGGGCGATGGCCAATGGCGTTGGGTGCTGGACCGTGGCCGCGTGGTTGCGCGGACCGCCGACGGCCAGCCGCTGCGCATGGTCGGCACCCATACCGATATCGAACAGCAGAAGCAGCTGGAAACACTGCTGCAGGAACAACAGCTGCACCTGCGCGAGGCCCAGCGCATCGCCAGCATGGGCAGCTGGTCGTTCGATCCGCACACTCGCCGCTTCTGGTGGTCGCCGGAACTGCGTTCGCTGCTGGCACCGGGGCGGGACAGCGTGCCCGGGCAGCGGCGCTGGCTGAAGCAGCTGCACCCGCGCTCGCGTGGCGCGCTGCGCGCCGCATGGCGGCGCCTGTGGCGCGACGGGCGTGCCGCCAATCTCGAACTGGAACTGACCCGTGGCAACGAGCCGTCGCAGCACCTGCGGCTGTGGATGCAGCCATTGCTGGACATGGAGGGTCAACCCCGCCGCCTGCTGGGCCAGGTGCAGAACATCACCGAGCAGCACCAGACCGACGCGCTGATCCGCTGGCGCACCGAGCTGCTCAACCGGGTGTCCGCGCTGGGCCGCATCGGTGGCTGCGAGATCGAAGTCACCACCCGGCACATGCAGTGGACCGAGGAGTGCTACCGCATTCACGGCCTGCGCAAGGAGCCGATCACCCTGGACCAGGCGCTGGCACTGTACGCCGAGGACTCGCGCGCGGCCTTCGAGGCGGCGCTGGCGCGCATCGCCGGCGGCGGCCTGCCCGAACAGCTGGACCTGTGTTTCTACCGCCAGTCGGGGCTGCGGGTCTGGGTGCAGGTACTGATCGAACTGGACCGGCGCGACGGCCTGCCGGCACGCTTCGTGGTGCTGTTCCGTGACATCACCCGCGAACGCGAGGCCAATGAGCGCATCGAGCTGCTGGCGCACTATGACCTGCTGACGGGCCTTCCCAACCGGGTGCTGCTGGGTGAGCAGACCGCCGAAGCCATCGAGGAAGCGCGCGACCGCGGCACCTCGCTGGCGATGCTGTTCATCGACCTGGACGGCTTCAAGACCATCAACGACAGCTTCGGGCACGCCACCGGCGATGCCCTGCTGAAGGCCGCCGCGACCCGGCTGCACCAGAACCTGCGCAACAACGATCTGTTCGGCCGCTTCAGCGGCGACGAGTTCATCGTGGTGCTGCGCGACCTGGCCGAGCCGGAGGACGCCGGGCATGTGGCGCGCAAGCTGATTGCCTCGCTGGCCGAACCGCTGCGTCGTGGCGACACCACCCTGAAGGTCGGCGCCAGCGTAGGCATCGCCATGCTGGGCGAGTCGCAGACCGATTTCGATTCGCTGCTGCGCGCGGCCGACGCGGCCATGTACGCGGCCAAGGAAGCGGGGCGCAACACCTATCAGTACTACAGCCAGGACGCGCTGGCGCGCATCCAGCGCCGGCTCGACATCGAGCATGGCCTGCACGGTGCCATCGAGCGTGACGAGTTCAGCCTGGCCTACCAGCCCCTGCTGCACGCCCATCAGGGCGAGCCGCCGGCCATCGAGGCGCTGCTGCGCTGGCACCGCCCCGGAGTCGGCTACTGCAGCCCGGCCGAGTTCATCCCGATCGCCGAGAAATGCGGCGAGATCGTGCGCATCGGCGACTGGGTGCTGGCCGAAGCCTGCCGCCAGGCCGCTGCGTGGGATCGCGCCGGGCTGCAGTTCGAGCGCATCGCGGTGAACGTATCGGCCGTACAGCTGCGCGACCGGGGCTTCGCCGAACGGGTGATCGAGATCTGCCACGCGCACGGCTGGCCGCCGCAACGGCTGGAACTGGAGTTGACCGAATCGGCGTTGATCCGGGACACCGAGATCCTGCGCCATTGTTTCGATGTGCTGGAGCGGCACGGCGTGCCGTTGGCGGTGGATGATTTCGGTACCGGCTTCTCCAACCTCAACTACCTCAACCGCTTCCCGGTCGGCCGCCTGAAGATCGACCGCAGTTTCGTGCAGGGCATGCTGCATGACTCGGGTACCGCCGAAGTCACCCAGGCGATCGTGCACCTGGGTCACGCGCTGGGCATGAAGGTGGTGGCCGAAGGCGTGGAAACGCACCAGGAAGAAGACATGCTGCGCCGCCAGGGCTGCGACGAAATCCAGGGCTACCTGTACTCGCGCCCGCTCAGCCCGCGCGATCTGGCGCAGTGGCTGCGCCAGCAGCACGCCAGCCCGGTGCGCACCGACGCCAGCAGCGAAGTCGTGCTGGCACGCTGA
- a CDS encoding EAL domain-containing protein, with translation MWNPNLPLVSIDDAPDRLGAGNPELQAMVAEAASGGSALMLMHVDIDHFASVNENMSAEVGDQALVLVAQRLQSYLRGRGKLWRHGSDEFLIAVPRTDDVPLPEDFAEEIRQQMELPLSVLPYTLFMTGKLGVSLCPEHASSASRLLDHAEDALYQAAREGGNAVRIHAVDTPPSAHSESIIARQIVDAIPNGELKLRYQPLVSARDGHVVGMEALLRWQSPTLGMLVPERFMRTAERLGIIVQIGTWVLEGALKQARLWRDQGFDDFTIAVNVSTLQLLRPNFFAEVMALIQAAGVPAQMLTLEINESALTNNVNFVHETLANLRNEGISLSLDNFGTGDSSLSALVRYPVDKLKIDRSFIKSAPAGNREAAIARAIIAMGHQLGMTVIANGVESQAQLGFLRRNDCDVFQGYLFGEPMSADAAGMTLRRRYLRPEAFAETRPDRTLLLLDDEENVLRSLVRLFRRDGYRILAAGNVRDAFDLLAINDVQVILSDQRMSDMSGTEFLGRVKMLYPDTIRLVLSGYTDLNTVTDAINRGAIYRFLTKPWNDDELRKHIHQAFRTYEEQRRSNGGLVAAEPADAGEDRTPPR, from the coding sequence ATGTGGAACCCCAACCTGCCCCTGGTCAGCATCGATGATGCCCCTGATCGCCTGGGTGCCGGCAATCCCGAACTGCAGGCGATGGTCGCCGAGGCCGCGTCCGGCGGCAGCGCCCTGATGCTGATGCACGTGGACATCGACCACTTCGCGTCGGTGAACGAGAACATGAGTGCCGAGGTGGGCGACCAGGCCCTGGTGCTGGTCGCCCAGCGCCTGCAGTCGTATCTGCGCGGGCGCGGCAAGCTGTGGCGCCACGGCAGCGACGAGTTCCTGATCGCGGTGCCGCGTACCGACGATGTGCCGCTGCCGGAGGACTTCGCCGAAGAGATCCGCCAGCAGATGGAACTGCCGCTGTCGGTGCTGCCCTACACCCTGTTCATGACCGGCAAGCTGGGCGTGAGCCTGTGCCCGGAACACGCCAGCAGCGCCTCGCGCCTGCTCGACCATGCCGAGGACGCGCTCTACCAGGCCGCGCGCGAGGGCGGCAACGCCGTGCGTATCCATGCGGTGGACACGCCGCCGAGCGCGCACAGCGAGAGCATCATCGCCCGCCAGATCGTCGACGCCATTCCCAATGGCGAACTGAAGCTGCGCTACCAGCCGCTGGTCAGTGCCCGTGATGGCCATGTGGTGGGCATGGAGGCGCTGCTGCGCTGGCAGTCGCCGACGCTGGGCATGCTGGTGCCGGAACGGTTCATGCGCACCGCCGAACGGCTGGGCATCATCGTGCAGATCGGCACCTGGGTGCTGGAGGGCGCGCTGAAGCAGGCGCGGCTGTGGCGTGACCAGGGCTTCGACGACTTCACCATCGCCGTCAATGTTTCGACCCTGCAGCTGCTGCGGCCGAACTTCTTCGCCGAAGTGATGGCACTGATCCAGGCCGCCGGCGTGCCGGCGCAGATGCTGACGCTGGAGATCAACGAAAGCGCGCTGACCAACAACGTCAACTTCGTGCACGAAACGCTGGCCAACCTGCGCAACGAAGGCATCAGCCTCAGCCTGGACAACTTCGGCACCGGCGATTCCAGCCTGAGCGCGCTGGTGCGCTACCCGGTGGACAAGCTGAAGATCGACCGCAGCTTCATCAAGAGTGCGCCGGCCGGCAACCGCGAAGCGGCCATTGCCCGCGCGATCATCGCGATGGGCCACCAGCTGGGCATGACCGTGATCGCCAATGGCGTGGAATCGCAGGCGCAGCTCGGCTTCCTGCGCCGCAACGACTGCGATGTGTTCCAGGGCTACCTGTTCGGTGAGCCGATGTCGGCCGACGCTGCCGGCATGACCCTGCGCCGCCGCTACCTGCGTCCGGAAGCCTTCGCCGAGACCCGGCCGGACCGCACGCTGCTGCTGCTGGACGATGAGGAGAACGTGCTGCGTTCGCTGGTGCGGTTGTTCCGCCGCGACGGCTACCGGATCCTGGCCGCAGGCAATGTGCGCGATGCCTTCGACCTGCTGGCGATCAACGACGTGCAGGTGATCCTGTCCGACCAGCGCATGAGTGACATGAGCGGTACCGAGTTCCTGGGCCGGGTGAAGATGCTGTACCCGGATACGATCCGGCTGGTGCTGTCCGGCTACACCGATCTCAACACGGTGACCGACGCCATTAACCGGGGGGCGATCTACCGGTTCCTGACCAAGCCCTGGAACGACGACGAGCTGCGCAAGCACATCCACCAGGCATTCCGTACCTACGAGGAGCAGCGCCGCAGCAATGGCGGGCTGGTGGCCGCGGAACCGGCCGACGCCGGCGAGGATCGTACGCCGCCGCGTTGA
- a CDS encoding sensor histidine kinase, translating to MPAEPTGTAPVPDPRMAQALGRDRRRVVLSYLVMALAWMIASDGAVQALVPDPQQAALWQSVKGAFFALASAGLLYLLLRPLAEHVLHTHARLQASELRLRQMFEGNPGPILVYDLDTLAILDANPAACATFGWDHAALLDNTIDLLWPPGQDQALQTKLEAIREAPEQLCILRAQLQLRDGSLRQMELRSNAIDYDGHNARLLIAIDRTAEDLAQLRRDQALARVEEAHELARIGAWELDPASGQGRYSDQVYRLLGRRPPDARRWHRFDELLVAADPATAAQTEQLLADLCSGEPVQVDVLLPLLAMDGRALMVHLRAASGVDEAGRDRVLGTLQDVTEREQSRRLLREREEQFRELVRVLPDGVVILSDEHVLYANAWAAGLFGYGSHTLLGEPLSALVAATDLARVRTQMQAGQPQHSPGHSSVVAMQRADGRSFQAGLAVGDVRYGGRDCKLLIVRDLSESEQTRSALETSNRELQAMAGRLFSLQEDERRAISRDLHDDIGQAITAIKLSAYAAQEEDDAQRRGQDLAQIVSLADTTVAKLRDISTLLRPPQLDALGLEAALSWQARVLFRSSPVELLAEIESLPTRPDNSIEQACFRIAQESLTNVLRHARASQVQLQLRDVGQRGLHLQIRDDGEGFDPDGPRGLGLIVMRERAQSVGGHVRIESAHGAGTLVDVHLPYQAAVTATVESTDY from the coding sequence ATGCCCGCAGAACCGACCGGCACTGCCCCTGTTCCCGACCCGCGGATGGCGCAGGCGCTGGGGCGTGACCGCCGGCGCGTGGTGCTGAGCTACCTGGTGATGGCGCTGGCCTGGATGATCGCCAGTGATGGCGCGGTGCAGGCCCTGGTGCCCGACCCGCAGCAGGCCGCCCTGTGGCAGAGCGTGAAGGGGGCGTTCTTCGCCCTGGCCAGCGCCGGCCTGCTGTACCTGCTGCTGCGCCCGCTGGCCGAGCACGTGCTGCACACCCATGCCCGCCTGCAGGCGTCCGAGCTGCGCCTGCGGCAGATGTTCGAGGGCAACCCGGGCCCGATCCTGGTCTACGACCTGGACACCCTGGCCATCCTCGATGCCAATCCGGCGGCCTGCGCGACCTTCGGCTGGGATCATGCCGCGCTGCTGGACAACACCATCGACCTGCTCTGGCCGCCGGGCCAGGACCAGGCGCTGCAGACCAAGCTGGAAGCGATCCGCGAGGCCCCCGAGCAGCTGTGCATCCTGCGCGCGCAGCTGCAGCTGCGCGATGGCAGCCTGCGGCAGATGGAGCTGCGTTCGAACGCGATCGACTACGACGGCCACAACGCGCGGCTGCTGATCGCCATCGACCGGACCGCCGAGGACCTGGCCCAGCTGCGCCGCGACCAGGCCCTGGCGCGTGTCGAAGAGGCCCATGAGCTGGCCCGCATCGGTGCGTGGGAACTGGACCCGGCCAGCGGCCAGGGCCGCTATTCCGACCAGGTCTACCGCCTGCTCGGCCGCCGCCCGCCGGACGCCCGGCGCTGGCACCGCTTCGACGAACTGCTGGTGGCCGCCGACCCGGCCACTGCCGCACAGACCGAGCAGCTGCTGGCCGACCTGTGCTCGGGCGAGCCGGTACAGGTGGATGTGCTGCTGCCGCTGCTGGCGATGGATGGCCGCGCCCTGATGGTGCACCTGCGCGCAGCCAGCGGCGTGGACGAGGCCGGCCGCGACCGGGTGCTCGGCACCCTGCAGGACGTGACCGAGCGCGAGCAGTCACGACGCCTGCTGCGCGAACGCGAGGAACAGTTCCGTGAGCTGGTGCGGGTGCTGCCGGACGGGGTGGTGATCCTGTCCGACGAACACGTGCTGTACGCCAATGCCTGGGCCGCCGGCCTGTTCGGCTACGGCAGCCATACCCTGCTGGGCGAACCGTTGTCGGCGCTGGTGGCCGCCACCGACCTGGCGCGGGTACGCACCCAGATGCAGGCCGGCCAGCCGCAGCACAGCCCGGGCCACAGCAGCGTGGTGGCGATGCAGCGCGCCGATGGACGCAGTTTCCAGGCCGGCCTGGCCGTGGGTGATGTGCGCTACGGCGGCCGCGACTGCAAGCTGCTGATCGTGCGCGACCTGAGCGAATCCGAGCAGACCCGCAGCGCGCTGGAGACCAGCAACCGCGAACTGCAGGCCATGGCCGGGCGCCTGTTCTCGCTGCAGGAAGACGAACGCCGGGCGATCTCGCGCGACCTGCACGATGACATCGGCCAGGCGATCACCGCGATCAAGCTGTCCGCCTACGCCGCGCAGGAGGAAGACGATGCGCAGCGACGCGGCCAGGACCTGGCGCAGATCGTCAGCCTGGCCGATACCACGGTCGCCAAGCTGCGCGACATCTCCACCCTGCTGCGTCCGCCGCAACTGGATGCGCTGGGCCTGGAAGCCGCGTTGAGCTGGCAGGCACGGGTGCTGTTCCGCTCTTCGCCGGTGGAACTGCTGGCCGAGATCGAATCGCTGCCGACGCGCCCGGACAACAGCATCGAGCAGGCCTGTTTCCGCATCGCCCAGGAAAGCCTGACCAACGTACTGCGGCATGCACGTGCCAGCCAGGTGCAGCTGCAGCTGCGCGATGTCGGCCAGCGCGGCCTGCATCTGCAGATCCGCGACGATGGCGAGGGCTTCGACCCTGATGGTCCGCGCGGCCTCGGCCTGATCGTGATGCGCGAGCGCGCGCAGAGCGTGGGCGGGCACGTGCGGATCGAATCGGCGCACGGCGCAGGCACCCTCGTCGACGTCCACCTTCCCTACCAGGCCGCCGTCACGGCGACCGTCGAGTCAACGGACTACTGA
- a CDS encoding flagellar protein FlgN gives MIAAMSEPLQRLAEALDVERQALVEHDVHALIRATGAKLEALRALEGTPPVGEGEQLQALAERNRANGVLLSRRRREVNWALRQMGRTEDASAYDAKGQSHTVTARRPLAVA, from the coding sequence ATGATCGCGGCGATGAGCGAGCCGCTGCAGCGACTGGCCGAGGCCCTGGACGTTGAACGCCAGGCCCTGGTCGAGCACGACGTGCATGCCCTGATCCGTGCCACCGGCGCCAAGCTCGAAGCGCTGCGTGCGCTGGAAGGCACGCCGCCGGTGGGCGAGGGCGAACAGCTGCAGGCACTGGCCGAGCGCAACCGGGCCAACGGCGTGCTGCTGTCGCGGCGGCGGCGCGAGGTCAACTGGGCGCTGCGGCAGATGGGCCGCACCGAAGATGCCTCGGCCTACGACGCCAAGGGCCAATCGCACACCGTCACCGCGCGCCGGCCGCTGGCCGTCGCCTGA
- a CDS encoding ATP-binding protein, translating to MSAANALVTAPLPPQPVLQALLERLREGLLLFTEDGQVALANPAAQNLLGSEEGALPPPQRLRQLLPPDALEHARQHGHWNGSLPLGEGVVIAHLYFHGEPGSGHYLALFRHIEGQEDYERELQQRHAELRQAYLRLNGTQEKLLQSEKMASIGQLAAGVAHEINNPIGYVHSNLGSLQEYLRSLFTVIEAYERALRAPDPKALIPEIDDIRDRLDIDFISRDLPQLMAESREGIERVTRIVRDLKDFSYSGRDESWKLVDLHSGLESTINIIWNELKYKVHLVREFGQLPLVECLPSELNQVYMNLLLNAGHAIAERGTITVRTGVDGETVWVEFEDTGGGISPDLRQRIFDPFFTTKPVGSGTGLGLSISYSIINKHHGRIDLDSTPGVGSRFRLVLPIKQPR from the coding sequence GTGTCCGCTGCCAACGCCCTGGTTACCGCCCCCCTTCCACCGCAGCCGGTGCTGCAGGCGCTGCTCGAGCGCCTGCGCGAAGGGCTGCTGCTGTTCACCGAGGACGGGCAGGTCGCCCTGGCCAATCCCGCCGCGCAGAACCTGCTGGGCAGCGAAGAGGGCGCGCTGCCGCCCCCGCAGCGCCTGCGCCAGCTGCTGCCGCCGGATGCGCTGGAACACGCGCGCCAGCATGGCCACTGGAACGGCAGCCTGCCGCTGGGCGAAGGCGTGGTCATCGCCCATCTGTACTTCCACGGCGAGCCGGGCTCGGGGCACTACCTGGCCCTGTTCCGCCACATCGAAGGGCAGGAAGACTACGAACGCGAGCTGCAGCAGCGCCATGCCGAGCTGCGCCAGGCCTACCTGCGCCTGAACGGCACCCAGGAAAAACTGCTGCAGTCGGAAAAGATGGCCTCCATCGGCCAGCTGGCCGCCGGCGTGGCGCACGAGATCAACAACCCGATCGGCTACGTGCACTCCAACCTGGGCAGCCTGCAGGAATACCTGCGCAGCCTGTTCACCGTGATCGAAGCCTACGAGCGCGCCCTGCGTGCGCCCGACCCGAAGGCGCTGATCCCGGAGATCGACGACATCCGTGACCGTCTGGACATCGATTTCATCAGCCGTGACCTGCCGCAGCTGATGGCTGAATCGCGCGAGGGCATCGAGCGCGTCACCCGCATCGTGCGCGACCTGAAGGACTTCTCCTATTCCGGCCGCGACGAGTCGTGGAAGCTGGTCGACCTGCATTCCGGGCTGGAGTCGACCATCAACATCATCTGGAACGAACTGAAGTACAAGGTGCACCTGGTACGCGAGTTCGGCCAGCTGCCGCTGGTGGAGTGCCTGCCCTCGGAGTTGAACCAGGTCTACATGAACCTGCTGCTCAACGCCGGCCACGCCATTGCCGAGCGTGGCACCATCACCGTGCGCACCGGCGTGGACGGCGAGACGGTGTGGGTGGAATTCGAGGACACCGGCGGCGGCATCTCGCCGGACCTGCGCCAGCGCATCTTCGATCCGTTCTTCACCACCAAGCCGGTGGGCAGCGGCACCGGGCTGGGCCTGTCGATCTCCTACAGCATCATCAACAAGCATCACGGCCGCATCGACCTGGACAGCACGCCCGGCGTCGGCTCGCGCTTCCGCCTGGTACTGCCGATCAAGCAGCCGCGCTGA